The window CTCGCCGTTGCCCTGCTCCATATTGCGGTCGGCGTAAAACCCCTCGGTGTTCTCGCGCACCACGACGAGGTCGAAATCCCCGCACCGGCCGGGCCGTCCCGCATAAGTGCGCGCGGGCCTGATGTTGGCGTAGAGATCGAGGCTCTTACGGAAGTGGCGCGACGGATTGATCTCGCCATGCGCCTCGTCCTTGAAGTCGAACGTCGCGGTCGGCCCGAGGATGAGGCCGTCGGCGGCGCGGACAATATCGAGCAGCTCGGGGCGCACGGTCGTGCCTGATAGCTTCAGGCTCGCGTGCCCGACCGCATGCTCCTCCAGCCGCAGATTGAGCTGGAAACGTTCGGACGCCGCGCGCAGCACGCCCGTTGTCGCGGTCGTGATCTCGGGTCCGATGCCGTCTCCCGGCAGAACGACGATTTGCATGGCGATCCCCTGCGAAGCGGTAGCTGGCGCGATCATACGACCGGCACGCAGGCTCATCGCCTGACCTTCGCGCATACAATGCATGCAAGCATATGCCTGTGGAAGCGACCTTCGGCGTAGTACAGCCGGACAGACCATTTGGGCCCCGCTGTCGGAGAACGCGCAAGGCAATGACAATCACGTTACCTGCCGCTGCGCGTGCGCCCGATCATCCCGTTGCCGATGGCCTGCCGGCCGACCAGCGCCGCTGGGCGATCGCCGCGATCTTCACCGCGCTGGCGATGGCTTCGCTTGATACCGCGATCGCCAACATCGCGCTGCCTGCCATTGCCGCCGATCTGCATGTCAGCCCGGAGCAGTCGGTCTGGGTCGTCAACGTCTACCAGATCGCGCTGGTGGCGACGCTGCTGCCGCTCGGCGCGCTCGGCGAAATCGTCGGGCACCAGCGCATCTATCTCGGCAGCCTCGTGCTGTTCACCATCGCCTCGCTGTTCTGCGCGGTCGCCTGGTCGCTGGACAGCCTGCTGGTGGCGCGTACGCTGCAAGGCTTGGGCGCCAGCGGCATCATGAGCGTCAATACCGCGCTGGTGCGCTTCGTCTATCCCGGCCGGATGCAGGGCCGCGGCTTCGGTCACAATGCAATGGTGGTTGCAACCGCCTTCACCTTCGGCCCGTCGATCGCGTCGGCCATCCTCGCGGTCGGGCCGTGGCCGTGGCTGTTCGCCGTCAACATCCCGTTCGGCCTCGTCGCGATCGGCATCGGCTTTGCGATGCTGCCGAAGACGCCGCGGGCCGATCACGGTTTTGATTTTCTCGGCGCGGCCCTCGCCTCCGCCTGCCTCGGCCTGTTCATCACGGGCATCGGCAGCGCCGCGCATAAGCTGTCGCCGGTCGTCGTAGGCATCGAGCTCGTCACGGCGCTCGTGCTCGGCTTTATCCTAACGCGCCGTCATGCCGACCATCCGGCGCCGATGCTGCCGATCGACCTGTTCGCCCGGCCGATGTTCGCGCTGTCGGCCGCGACGGCAGTCTGCTCCTTCGTCGTGCAAGGCCTCGCCTTCGTCTCGCTGCCATTCTATTTCGAGGACGTGCTCGGACGTTCGCAGGTCGAGACCGGCTTCTTCATGACGCCATGGCCGCTGGTGGTCGGCATCATGGCGCCGATCGCCGGCCGCCTCTCCGATCGCCATCAGGTCGGGTTGCTGGGCGGCATCGGCCTCGTGCTGCTCGGCATCGGCATGGCGCTGCTGGCCCTGCTCCCTGCCAATCCCGCCATTCCCGACATCATCTGGCGGATGGCGATGTGTGGCATGGGCTTTGGCTTCTTCCAGGCGCCCAACATGAAGGCGGTGATGGGAAGCGCGCCGCCGCACCGCAGCGGCAGCGCCTCGGGCATCGTCGCCACCGCGCGCCTGACGGGACAGACGACCGGTGCAGCCCTTGCCGCCGCCTGCTTTGCGACGGCCGGTCACAACGGCGCCATTGTCGCGCTGGCGTTAGGTGCAGGCTTTGCTGCACTCGGCAGCGTAATGAGTTTCCTGCGGCTGGCGGTGAAGTAAGCCGTCTTTCACGGTGCCTTCTGCGCGATCGGCCGGCTCACGATGGCGGTACCATCGAGCGGCTCGCATTTGACCGTCCGTCTCAGCTTCGGCGGACCGGCCCAACCTGCAGTGTCGCTCACGGGTGCGAAGGTCCCTCCTTGCGGCATCAGGATGATGGGCTCCGACTTCAGGCACGCATCGGGAAACGCGATGCCGTGTCCACCGCCCTGCGAGAAATGCCCGACCAGCATCTGGGATGCCTGCATTCTCGCAGCCGGCGATGCCCGCATCGAACGTTCCGGATCGAACGCACGATAACAGGGCCAGTCGGTGTGATGCGGTGCGAACTCGTAAGTAATCGTGCAAGCTGCGCCCGCCGTTTTCACGAATGGCGCGTCAGAAGGCGCAGCCGCGTCGCGCTCGAACACCAGAGTCTGTAATGTCAACGCTTCCGTCGTCGCGTCGGGGTCGACGGGCTTACGCTCTTCGATCGCGATGTCGCCACGCGAGAACACCAGCTTGGTTCTGGGATGAGCTTCCCTGGTTTCTAGCACCATCGGGGGTCTTGCCGCCCACGAGCGATCCAGTTCCACATCACCGCCGCCCATCGTCAGCCGGACATCGCCGACGGCAGGGTTGTCCATGGCGAAATCGATCATGTGAAGGCGCATGGTCTGTTTCGATGCCTCCAGGCTCAGGAAGCGCAAATCGTCGACCTTGCGGGTAATCGGCATCATCGGATCGAAGCGATCGTCGATGTTGAACCGGACGATCTTTTTCAGCTTGGCCGAGACGGGTCCCTTGGGCGTCACCGGCGGCGCGACGTCGATCACGAGCAGCGCCCCACCTGGTGAATAAGTATTGCCGAGCGCACGCTGCCGGATCGCCGTCAGCGGCGAGGACGTCCGTTGGTCGACATCCCGCGCGAAGAATATCTGCTGCCCGGAGCGCACAATTGGAAAATTCTGGAATGCCCCGAGCGCTGCGCCCTTGCTGACGTCGTCTCCGGAGAAGTTGATGCATTTGGACCGGTCGTCATTGCCGGCAGGATCGATCGGCCGGGATGCCGAGCGCGCGCAGAAGCTGAGGTCGTGATCGAGCGTCATCTGCGGACTGATTGCGGTTGCGTAGATCGGGTCGGCAGCGCCGGGAAGCTCCATCGGAAGTGGCGATGTCGCGAACATGTCGACCTCCACCATGGTCAGGGACGGGCCGGCATCCTTCGAGCAGAGATCGCGCGTCGGCAAGGTCGTGGTGAGGAGTCGCGCCGCGTCCGCAAGAACGATGCAGGACACGGTGTTCTGCGGATCGTTCCGGCTCATCCAGATCAGGTGATCCTTGCCGGCACCGTCGACCAGCAAGTGCGGCGCCGCATGATGACGACGTGGTGGCAGCCATATCGGGACGGTTTCCGACAGCATGGGCTCGCGCTTGAGCAGCGCTTCCGGCAGCTTCGTCACGCCCACCGAACGCAGTTCGGCGCTGACCTCGTTCGGATCCTGCGTATAGCGGAAGACCGGCAGCTTCGCGCAAGTCATGCACGTGACGGCGATGTCGGATCGAACGTTCTCGAACGACAGAATGACCTGATCCGGGTCGTTGCGATATTTGACGGGATCGACGGACTTGAACGGATGATCCACGACGCGGCTGGCCTCGAAGCCGTCCGAGCGGAATGGATCGGATTCGAACTCGAAATAGGTCGATCGATCCCAGCCGCGAAAAGCGTTGTATCCGCCCATGCTGACGCCTGCCAGCACCATCTTCGAGTCGGTCTGGCAGCGCGTCGCGCTGCTCGCCTCGCTGCCGTTGCGGATATAGAGGCAGAGCCGGAACGCGGCATTTTGCAGGATGCGATCGCAATCGTTCTGGTTATAGCCGTAAGTGGCAAGGCCATGGCGGTAGCAGAGGTCATGAAAGACGCAGGCCTGCCGGAAGCGCTGCAGGACCAAGTGGCGCTTGCCCCCGGAGTCTCCGCTTCCATCAAAAAAGATGTTGGTCGCGGCCGGAAGGCTGCAGTTCAGCCCCTCGCCGCCACCGCCGATCGTGCTGACGACCTCCGGTCCCGATTGAAAGGCGGTGACGGTGGCAGGCATCTCCCCGTCAGTGATGTCGTCGACATTCTTGTAGAGGGAGTCGGCGACGAACGAGGGCAGATAGTTGAATGTCAGAAAGATCGCAACGATCGCCGCGACCGACCAGCCGATCACCTTCCAAGGCATGCCGCACTCCGCTGAAGCTGTTGCCGCCACAATCGGTGTTATGTCGAACCACGATCACCTCCAGGTTGTTGCAGTGTCAAGCGAGGGGCTCACACTTGCGACCGCGAATTTCGGCGCCGGCAGCGGGGGCACATTGACGCAATGTCTCGCCATAGGCCGCCGCAATTGATGCAGTGCCGGCGAGCAAGCGTTCTTGGTTTTTCGGAGGTCAGGCCAGATTTGGTGCCACGGCCGCGCTGGCAGCAACGACCGGACCCGGCATCTCCTCGTCCAGTGCGGCCAGCCGTGCGTCGATGGCATCGATGACCTTGCGCGAGAACGGTCCGAGATGCGCATAGGCCGCGATCATCTGCACTGCGATGCGTGCCGACGAGGTGTCGCGCTTGGCGCAATTCATGAAGGTCTGCCAGAGCGGTCCGCGCGCCTCGGGGATCGCAGTGACCACGCGGTGCACCGTCTCCATCGCCCCGACCCGCGCGCGAATGTCGCCCTCGGCGAGCTCGGGGCGCTGCCTCGAACGGTCGAGCAGCGTCATCAACTTGTCGACACGACTTGCATAGGCCGCCGGGCTGTAGACGCGCTCCAGCACCATCTTGTAGTCCGTCAGGATGTCGCGCAGCGGGCGGACCGGATCGAAATTGATGCCGCCGGTGCACTGGTCGCCGCCCGTGGTCGATGCAAGATCGTGGTCCGCGTGCAGCCGGCCTTCCTTGGCAAGGCGCCGCGTCAGCTGCGTGTTCGGCAACGCATAGAGCAAGCCGACCATGGCGACCGGGATGGCGGCCTCTTCGATGAAATCGACCATCGCGTCCGCCATCGAGACCTTCTCGCTGTCGAAGCCGACGATGAAGCCGGCGGTGACGAGCATGCCGGCGCGGTAGATCTTGTGGATGCTCTCCGCAATGTTCCGCCGGGTGTTCTGCTTCTTGCGCATCGCGACCAGCGTTGCGGGGTCCGGACTTTCGATGCCGACGAAGATGCCGAAGAAATTCGCAGCGCCCATCAGCTCCAGCAGTTCGGGATCGTCGGCCAGATTGACCGAGGCCTCAGTGGACAATTCGAAGGGATAGCCGTGCGCGCGCTGCCATTCGGCGAGTTGAGGCAGGAACTGGCGCAGCGACTTCTTGTTGCCGATGAAATTGTCGTCGACGAAATCAAGATGGCCGCGGTAACCCATCTGGTAGAGCCGCTCGAGCTCGACGAACATCTGCTCGGTCGTCTTGGTCCGCGGCACGCGGCCGTAAAGCTCGATGATGTCGCAGAACTCGCAGGTGAACGGACAACCACGGGAATACTGCACACCGAGATAGAGATAGTCCTCGAATTTGAGCAGGTCGAAGCGTGGCACCGGCGTCGTGGTGACGTCGGCCTGGAATTTCGGCGCGGTGAAAACGCCGGAGCGCGCGCCGCTGTCCCAGGCCGCGATGAATTCGTCGATGACGCTCTCGGCCTCGCCGAGCACCCGAAAATCCGCTTGCTCGTAGATGTGGGGGCTCGACGTCGGATCAGGACCGCCGACGACCACCGGCTTGCCGGCCGCGCGGCAGAGCTCGATCAACCGCAGCGTGTCCGCCTGCTGCGGCAGCATTCCGCCTGTGAAGACGACGTCGGCCCAGGCCAGGTCGCCCTCACTGAAGGGCTGTGTATTGCAGTCGATCAGGCGAACGGTCCAGTTCTCCGGCAACATCGCCGCAACGGTGATCAGGCCCAAGGGCGCGGCGGGACGCCGCACACCCATCAGCTTGCAGGACTCACCAAAGCTCCAGAACGACTCCGCCGTGAACAGCGGATAGAGCATCAACACGTTGCAGGGGCTCGGCACCTTCATGGAACTCCTTTTGTCTGGCCGCAGTGTATCAGAGCACGACCGTCTTGCACCCCGGCAAAAGGGACAATCTATCGAGACCCCTGACGTCCCTCCAGACTGCGCCATTGGCGTTCAGGGAGATGGCGCGATTTGGGCGACCTTCGCACAGCGCGCACAACCCCGCCGGATCAAAAATCTTCCCGCCACCGCTAAAATCTTCGGCAACCATCCCTCGGACTCTTGATTTGAACAGTTCCAGTATGCCGGACAAATTGCACCCTTGGATCCTTCGGTGGATGGACCGATCAGGGGACTTGCGATGGCAAACCTAACAATCAACGGAAAAACCTTCACGCTCGACGTCGAGCCGGATACGCCGCT is drawn from Bradyrhizobium diazoefficiens and contains these coding sequences:
- a CDS encoding MFS transporter — encoded protein: MTITLPAAARAPDHPVADGLPADQRRWAIAAIFTALAMASLDTAIANIALPAIAADLHVSPEQSVWVVNVYQIALVATLLPLGALGEIVGHQRIYLGSLVLFTIASLFCAVAWSLDSLLVARTLQGLGASGIMSVNTALVRFVYPGRMQGRGFGHNAMVVATAFTFGPSIASAILAVGPWPWLFAVNIPFGLVAIGIGFAMLPKTPRADHGFDFLGAALASACLGLFITGIGSAAHKLSPVVVGIELVTALVLGFILTRRHADHPAPMLPIDLFARPMFALSAATAVCSFVVQGLAFVSLPFYFEDVLGRSQVETGFFMTPWPLVVGIMAPIAGRLSDRHQVGLLGGIGLVLLGIGMALLALLPANPAIPDIIWRMAMCGMGFGFFQAPNMKAVMGSAPPHRSGSASGIVATARLTGQTTGAALAAACFATAGHNGAIVALALGAGFAALGSVMSFLRLAVK
- a CDS encoding B12-binding domain-containing radical SAM protein, which translates into the protein MKVPSPCNVLMLYPLFTAESFWSFGESCKLMGVRRPAAPLGLITVAAMLPENWTVRLIDCNTQPFSEGDLAWADVVFTGGMLPQQADTLRLIELCRAAGKPVVVGGPDPTSSPHIYEQADFRVLGEAESVIDEFIAAWDSGARSGVFTAPKFQADVTTTPVPRFDLLKFEDYLYLGVQYSRGCPFTCEFCDIIELYGRVPRTKTTEQMFVELERLYQMGYRGHLDFVDDNFIGNKKSLRQFLPQLAEWQRAHGYPFELSTEASVNLADDPELLELMGAANFFGIFVGIESPDPATLVAMRKKQNTRRNIAESIHKIYRAGMLVTAGFIVGFDSEKVSMADAMVDFIEEAAIPVAMVGLLYALPNTQLTRRLAKEGRLHADHDLASTTGGDQCTGGINFDPVRPLRDILTDYKMVLERVYSPAAYASRVDKLMTLLDRSRQRPELAEGDIRARVGAMETVHRVVTAIPEARGPLWQTFMNCAKRDTSSARIAVQMIAAYAHLGPFSRKVIDAIDARLAALDEEMPGPVVAASAAVAPNLA